The Salmo salar chromosome ssa06, Ssal_v3.1, whole genome shotgun sequence genome window below encodes:
- the LOC106607746 gene encoding probable ribonuclease ZC3H12D yields MDQQHGKVERFLKLGYSHSDIVRVLESLRHDAQTNDILEELIKTCQTPTTTTTTPSIPASRSAYSSPQLIPRGCSSPQPSQPLRPSSATDRDPTGGFRPVVIDGSNVAMSHGNKQVFSCRGLLLAVRWFLERGLRDITVFVPLWRKEQPSPEAPMTDQHILHELEKRTILVYTPSRCVNGKRVVCYDDRYIVKLAYESDGIVVSNDNYRDLQIEKPEWKTFIEERLLMYSFANDKFMPPDDPLGRNGPTIDNFLMKKQWTPENKQQHCPYGKKCTYGVKCKFYHPERSNQSQLSVADELRAKSKPTAQTDRERSFLPSGPSPALIQEVSQEAHVYTSPYELDLTTTHQYRYLSTPPPLIKEEHSHSHRASLSDQFTRQRKTGSPALHHRSSLRLCPSPDTDEAFSSLEASLSRVYVQDQTNNTKGPVVSYTYSSGVANCSQRSGDFYPSSTSSSHSHASNQQRLSLGGPSSAWDAPQKLPQCACDNSQSFECSPCMYRHQHLQPQLGECSYAVHSNHIHFTEQQYLQSPPPQRQSHSLPEHSPGQGLSGERAGMTRSNGGKAPESEQRRSVKNQLSTLFPHSMVDYVMSVYPHTLNMSELVPLIQRFRISHIPF; encoded by the exons ATGGACCAGCAGCATGGAAAAGTGGAGCGCTTCCTCAAGCTGGGCTATTCCCACAGTGACATTGTGCGCGTGTTGGAGAGCCTGCGCCATGACGCCCAGACCAACGACATACTGGAGGAGCTGATCAAGACCTGCCagacccccactaccaccaccaccaccccatccaTACCAGCCAGCCGCTCAGCCTACTCCAGCCCACAGCTGATCCCCCGAGGCTGCAGCTCTCCCCAGCCCAGCCAGCCCCTGCGGCCCAGCTCAGCTACAGACAGGGATCCCACTGGGGGATTCAGACCAGTGGTCATTGATGGGAGCAATGTGGCCATGAG CCATGGCAACAAGCAAGTGTTTTCATGCCGGGGGCTGCTGCTGGCAGTCAGGTGGTTTCTGGAGAGGGGTCTTCGTGACATCACTGTGTTCGTGCCCCTGTGGAGGAAGGAGCAGCCCAGTCCCGAGGCCCCCATGACAG ATCAGCACATCCTCCATGAGCTGGAGAAGAGGACGATCCTGGTGTACACCCCGTCACGCTGCGTCAACGGGAAGAGAGTGGTGTGTTACGACGACCGCTACATCGTCAAACTGGCCTACGAGTCCGATGGCATCGTTGTGTCCAATGACAACTACAGAGACCTGCAGATAGAGAAGCCAGAGTGGAAGACGTTCATAGAGGAAAGGCTGTTGATGTACAGCTTTGCCAATGACAA GTTCATGCCTCCAGATGATCCTCTGGGAAGGAACGGCCCAACGATTGACAACTTTCTGATGAAAAAGCAGTGGACCCCAGAAAACAAGCAGCAGCATTGCCCGTATG GAAAGAAGTGTACTTACGGAGTGAAGTGCAAGTTCTACCACCCAGAGCGCTCCAACCAATCACAGCTGTCTGTGGCAGATGAGCTGAGAGCCAAGAGCAAACCTACTGCTCAAACAGACAGGGAGCGGTCATTTCTCCCCTCAGGCCCCAGCCCTGCTCTGATCCAGGAAGTCAGCCAGGAGGCCCACGTTTACACGTCCCCTTATGAGCTGGATCTAACTACTACTCATCAATACAGATATCTATCCACACCGCCTCCCCTTATAAAAGAAGAGCATTCCCATTCCCACAGGGCTTCGCTTAGCGATCAGTTCACCAGGCAGAGAAAAACAGGCAGCCCAGCTCTACACCACAGATCCAGCCTCCGCCTCTGCCCCAGCCCAGACACTGACGAGGCCTTCAGCTCCCTGGAAGCCTCCCTGTCCAGAGTCTATGTCCAGGACCAGACCAACAACACTAAGGGGCCAGTGGTGTCCTACACCTACAGCAGTGGGGTGGCCAACTGCAGCCAGCGTAGTGGGGACTTCTACCCTTCCAGCACTTCCAGCAGCCACAGCCACGCCAGCAACCAACAGAGGCTCAGCCTGGGTGGACCCTCCTCGGCCTGGGATGCCCCCCAAAAACTGCCACAGTGTGCCTGTGACAACTCACAAAGCTTTGAGTGCAGCCCGTGCATGTACAGACACCAACATCTCCAGCCACAGCTAGGAGAGTGCTCCTATGCTGTTCACAGTAACCATATCCATTTCACAGAGCAGCAGTACCTCCAGAGTCCTCCCCCACAAAGGCAGAGTCACAGCCTCCCAGAACACAGCCCGGGACAGGGCCTCTCTGGCGAGAGGGCGGGGATGACCAGGTCCAATGGAGGTAAAGCTCCAGAGAGTGAACAGAGGAGGAGTGTGAAGAACCAGCTCAGCACCCTCTTCCCCCACAGCATGGTAGACTATGTGATGAGTGTGTACCCACACACCCTCAATATGTCAGAGCTGGtgcctctgattcagaggttccGAATCAGCCACATTCCTTTCTAA